The DNA segment CGCAGGGCAAGGCCCTCGAAGTCTCGAAGGGTGCGCTGCGTTCGCTGAATCATCTCAAGCAAAAGCGCGCCGAACGCGAGGCCCGCGAAGTCACCGCCGCCGAGGAGCTCGCCTCCCGCATCAACAAGCTCAAGCTCACTCTCGAGCTCGAGACCGGTTCCCAGGGCAAGGCCTTCGGTTCCATCACGGCCAAGGACCTCACCGAGAAGCTTGAAGCGGAACTCAAGGACGTCACCCTTCCCAAGCACGCCGTCCAGCTCGAGAAGGGCATCAAGGAAAGCGGCGAGCAC comes from the Chthoniobacterales bacterium genome and includes:
- the rplI gene encoding 50S ribosomal protein L9, whose translation is MAHTEVILTTNLQPLGAEADIVRVRRGYARNFLVPQGKALEVSKGALRSLNHLKQKRAEREAREVTAAEELASRINKLKLTLELETGSQGKAFGSITAKDLTEKLEAELKDVTLPKHAVQLEKGIKESGEHEISVRLHPDVTAKLKVTVAAHSDKDIAAEEDADRS